In a genomic window of Lepisosteus oculatus isolate fLepOcu1 chromosome 3, fLepOcu1.hap2, whole genome shotgun sequence:
- the LOC107079885 gene encoding uncharacterized protein C9orf40 homolog has product MTKRRAENILLYNGPLKRCIRPLYKIGAHDQGIPRATCVDPPLPLTHNTKKRALIEGEFEKANSPCKRRIVNELQRERHTTFKEKDVSVRHISGSFQQDDKPEARGAVDIANRNNDALKRNNCEGDNSFEDGCFKLDKVSPKEEELCHFNSFQYWRIPLPDLDLSELQDPGLEELPEHSATETDMET; this is encoded by the exons ATGACCAAGAGAAGggcagaaaatattttgctgTACAACGGTCCTTTGAAGAGATGCATTCGTCCACTGTACAAGATTGGAGCACATGACCAAGGTATACCACGAGCAACCTGTGTTGATCCGCCGCTTCCACTAACCCACAACACCAAGAAAAGAGCGCTTATTGAGGGAGAATTTGAAAAGGCGAATTCACCGTGTAAAAGACGAATCGTAAATGAGCTACAGCGTGAACGACATACGACCTTCAAAGAAAAAGACGTTTCTGTGAGGCACATTTCTGGAAGTTTCCAACAGGATGATAAACCCGAGGCGCGCGGTGCGGTGGATATTGCCAACCGTAACAACGATGCACTGAAAAGAAATAACTGTGAGGGAGACAACAGCTTCGAAGACGGATGCTTCAAACTTGATAag GTATCTCCAAAAGAAGAGGAACTTTGCCATTTCAACTCATTCCAGTACTGGAGAATTCCTCTTCCCGATCTTGATCTTTCAGAACTCCAGGATCCAGGTCTTGAGGAGCTCCCAGAACATTctgccacagagactgacatgGAAACATGA
- the LOC102689976 gene encoding carnosine N-methyltransferase encodes MAEAKRELNADGEQEETHFYKERIRYTPEEEERLERQHFWKVIDAFRYYRIHVHERVNRAERQFRFLPDRQQRLLPNFIPHLRKIRRCIDINQEVLQAIVLNCVHMFENMDYAEDDELRKVRPSSTFDMDKLKSTIKQFVRDWSEAGKAEREACYQPLIHEILRIFPRDQCS; translated from the exons ATGGCCGAAGCAAAGCGGGAGTTAAACGCTGATGGGGAGCAAGAAGAAActcatttttataaagaacGGATCAGATATACGccagaggaggaagagagactTGAAAGGCAGCACTTTTGGAAAGTTATAGATGCCTTTAGATACTATAG GATTCATGTTCATGAGAGGGTGAACCGTGCAGAGCGGCAGTTTCGTTTCCTTCCAGATCGTCAACAGAGGCTGCTCCCAAATTTCATCCCTCACCTCAGAAAGATCCGCAGATGTATCGATATCAACCAGGAGGTGTTGCAGGCCATTGTGCTCAACTGTGTTCACATGTTTGAAAATATGGACTATGCAGAAGAT GATGAACTGAGAAAGGTACGTCCATCTTCTACATTTGATATGGACAAACTGAAGTCAACTATCAAACAGTTTGTGCGGGACTGGAGTGAAGCTGGGAAAGCTGAAAGGGAAGCCTGCTATCAGCCGCTGATCCATGAGATACTGAGGATCTTCCCAAGAGATCAATG TAGCTAA